Proteins co-encoded in one Halalkalicoccus subterraneus genomic window:
- a CDS encoding chemotaxis protein CheA — protein sequence MSDDHVEAFLVEADERIAELNESLLSFEADPGDRESIDAVFRTAHTLKGNFAAMGFEEQSRLAHALEDLLDELRGERLDPSPEVMDLAFQGVDGIEASVRAIESGGEAVPIEPTVAAIRATLDGDTGLVSDPELEPSERADARALFEACGDDESVFEAAVVPREGAMASVESMLAAESIAAAFDRVAFKCESDDLSGPFSAWIVATGIGEIEAAIDEIGRIESVTVERSEPPAEDGNTTGRTDSTGDSTGIRTVRVDVDQLDELHGLVEQLVTSRIELRRAAETGGGSMADAIDELDTICATIQSVVTDVRLIPLETVASRLPRLVRDLAHQEGKAIEFSMTGEGVELDRTILSQLGDPLMHVLRNAVDHGIEPPEERVRAGKSETGTIELRARRERDHAIVEVEDDGRGLDRGTIEAKAIETGVATAAELAEYSSEAVYELLFHPGFSTAEEITEVSGRGVGMDVVHSTVEALDGRIDVESEPGEGTLVRLCLPVTVATVTVLFVAVGEESYGIPIRAVDEIGRADGIRTINGEDVIEHDGEIYPVIELRETLDVEGTDPGEMLVRVRRTERAVALRCDDVCRQEEVLVKPLDGDLGSTAGVGGTAVLGDGETVPILDVRGL from the coding sequence ATGAGTGATGACCACGTCGAGGCGTTCCTGGTCGAGGCCGACGAGCGGATCGCCGAGCTGAACGAGTCGTTACTGTCCTTCGAGGCCGATCCTGGGGACCGCGAGTCGATAGACGCGGTCTTCCGGACGGCCCACACCCTAAAGGGGAACTTCGCGGCGATGGGCTTCGAGGAACAGAGCCGGCTGGCACACGCTCTCGAGGATCTCCTCGATGAGCTCCGGGGCGAGCGTCTCGACCCCTCGCCTGAGGTGATGGATCTCGCCTTCCAGGGTGTCGACGGGATCGAAGCGAGCGTCCGGGCCATCGAATCGGGCGGCGAGGCGGTCCCCATCGAGCCGACCGTCGCGGCGATCCGTGCGACGCTCGACGGCGATACGGGCCTCGTCTCCGACCCCGAGCTCGAACCGTCGGAACGGGCGGATGCACGGGCGCTGTTCGAGGCCTGCGGTGACGACGAGTCGGTCTTCGAGGCCGCGGTCGTCCCGCGTGAGGGGGCGATGGCGAGCGTCGAGTCGATGCTCGCCGCAGAATCCATCGCGGCGGCGTTCGACCGCGTGGCCTTCAAGTGCGAGAGCGACGACCTCTCGGGGCCGTTTTCCGCGTGGATCGTCGCGACCGGAATCGGCGAGATCGAGGCAGCGATCGACGAAATCGGACGAATCGAGAGTGTGACCGTCGAGCGAAGCGAGCCGCCTGCGGAGGACGGAAACACGACCGGCAGGACCGATTCGACGGGTGATTCGACCGGGATCCGGACGGTTCGAGTCGACGTCGATCAGCTCGACGAACTCCACGGGCTCGTCGAGCAGCTGGTCACGAGCCGGATCGAACTCAGGCGGGCGGCCGAGACCGGCGGCGGTTCGATGGCCGACGCGATCGACGAGCTCGATACGATCTGCGCGACCATTCAAAGCGTCGTCACGGACGTCCGACTCATCCCGCTCGAAACGGTGGCCAGCAGGCTGCCGCGGCTGGTGCGCGACCTCGCGCACCAGGAGGGCAAGGCCATCGAGTTCTCGATGACCGGCGAGGGCGTCGAACTCGACCGGACGATCCTCTCGCAGCTGGGCGATCCCCTGATGCACGTCCTCAGAAACGCCGTCGATCACGGGATCGAGCCGCCCGAGGAGCGTGTCCGCGCCGGAAAGTCCGAGACGGGCACGATCGAACTGCGCGCGAGGCGCGAGCGCGATCACGCGATCGTCGAGGTCGAGGACGACGGGCGCGGGTTGGATCGCGGGACCATCGAGGCGAAGGCGATCGAGACGGGCGTCGCCACGGCCGCAGAACTGGCGGAGTACTCCTCCGAGGCGGTCTACGAGCTGCTCTTCCACCCGGGGTTCTCGACGGCCGAGGAGATCACCGAGGTCAGCGGTCGTGGCGTCGGGATGGACGTCGTCCACAGCACGGTCGAGGCGCTCGACGGCCGGATCGACGTCGAGAGCGAGCCCGGCGAGGGCACGCTGGTCAGGTTGTGCCTCCCGGTGACGGTCGCGACCGTCACCGTACTGTTCGTGGCCGTCGGCGAGGAGAGCTACGGGATCCCGATCAGGGCGGTCGACGAGATCGGACGGGCCGACGGGATCCGGACCATCAACGGCGAGGACGTCATCGAGCACGACGGCGAGATCTACCCCGTGATCGAACTGCGCGAGACGCTCGACGTCGAGGGAACCGACCCGGGGGAGATGCTCGTCCGGGTGAGACGAACCGAACGCGCGGTCGCGCTCCGGTGTGACGACGTGTGCCGTCAGGAGGAGGTCCTCGTCAAACCCCTCGATGGCGACCTCGGCTCGACCGCCGGCGTCGGCGGGACGGCGGTGCTCGGCGACGGAGAGACCGTCCCGATCCTCGACGTGAGGGGCCTCTGA
- a CDS encoding response regulator has product MSTQPAERGIPRAVVVDDSSFMGTVIADPLRKEGIDVVVEAPDGGTAIGELTNAIVGTISEGAT; this is encoded by the coding sequence ATGAGCACGCAACCAGCGGAGCGGGGCATCCCACGGGCGGTGGTCGTGGACGACTCGTCGTTCATGGGGACGGTGATCGCCGATCCCCTTCGGAAGGAGGGGATCGACGTGGTCGTTGAGGCCCCGGACGGCGGGACGGCGATCGGGGAGCTTACGAACGCGATCGTCGGGACGATCAGCGAGGGCGCGACATGA
- a CDS encoding RAD55 family ATPase → MVELAATGIAGLDTVLGGGLVRDSTVLVSGNPGTGKTILGIQYLYNGVQEFDEPGVYLTFEEDESDIREAAESLGFDEWGSFVENGDIAVYDKGLLLREQSFSTTLEELLAEFERTQYDRLVVDSLTMLSLFFETEREKRTYLLKLSDILKENGLTTLFVAEQGSRFPGHEVGLEHFLTDGNISLIQAPTDSGVNRYVWVAKMRKRPIKTDIFPIDIGEGGITVHDRASGFSLMGDEDVF, encoded by the coding sequence ATGGTTGAACTCGCTGCAACGGGGATTGCTGGCTTGGATACGGTGCTCGGTGGGGGGTTGGTCCGCGATTCGACGGTGCTCGTCAGCGGCAATCCGGGGACCGGAAAGACGATCCTTGGTATCCAGTATCTCTACAACGGCGTACAGGAGTTCGACGAACCGGGGGTCTATTTGACCTTCGAGGAGGACGAATCGGATATCCGCGAGGCTGCCGAATCGCTCGGCTTCGACGAGTGGGGATCGTTCGTCGAAAACGGCGACATCGCCGTCTACGACAAGGGACTCCTCCTCCGCGAGCAGTCGTTTTCGACGACCCTCGAGGAACTGCTCGCGGAGTTCGAGCGCACGCAGTACGACCGGCTGGTCGTCGATTCGCTGACGATGCTGTCGCTGTTCTTCGAGACCGAGCGCGAAAAGCGGACCTACCTGCTGAAACTCTCGGACATCCTCAAGGAAAACGGGCTGACGACGCTGTTCGTCGCCGAGCAGGGATCCCGGTTTCCGGGCCACGAGGTCGGTCTCGAACACTTCCTCACCGACGGTAACATCTCCCTGATTCAGGCCCCGACCGATTCGGGCGTCAACCGATACGTCTGGGTCGCGAAGATGCGAAAGCGCCCGATCAAGACGGACATCTTCCCCATCGACATCGGCGAGGGCGGAATCACCGTCCACGATCGTGCAAGCGGGTTCTCCCTGATGGGCGACGAGGACGTGTTCTGA
- a CDS encoding DUF7504 family protein, translating to MSVPGRVGELVDSAPDGSSFLLSGPAMTGKYELLVGLLAGADALAVATDTDAATIREDYRAQDGTGTLSVVDCASRPRGVETADAEGVRYVSGPGNLTRIGTAFTDLLDRRSETVGRVGLHSVSPLLIYSKLRSVYRFLQVFTGQVRSAGWACFATFDPTMHDERTTNTVLDPFDVRIETRENEGRREARITGLGPESSDWLAF from the coding sequence ATGAGCGTTCCAGGACGGGTGGGGGAGCTCGTCGACTCGGCTCCGGATGGCAGCTCGTTTCTGCTCTCCGGGCCGGCGATGACCGGGAAGTACGAGCTGCTCGTCGGGCTGCTCGCAGGAGCCGACGCGCTCGCGGTGGCGACCGATACGGACGCGGCGACGATCCGCGAGGACTATCGCGCTCAGGACGGCACCGGCACCCTCTCGGTCGTCGATTGTGCGAGCCGTCCTCGGGGTGTCGAAACTGCCGACGCGGAGGGCGTTCGGTACGTCTCGGGGCCGGGAAACCTGACGCGGATCGGGACTGCCTTTACCGATCTCCTCGATCGCCGTTCCGAGACGGTCGGTCGAGTCGGCCTGCATTCGGTTTCGCCGCTGTTGATCTACTCCAAACTCCGGTCGGTCTACCGGTTCCTGCAGGTGTTCACCGGACAGGTCCGGAGTGCGGGGTGGGCGTGTTTCGCGACGTTCGACCCGACCATGCACGACGAACGAACGACGAATACCGTCCTCGATCCCTTTGACGTCCGGATCGAGACTCGAGAGAACGAGGGCAGGCGTGAGGCTCGGATCACGGGTCTCGGGCCCGAATCGAGCGACTGGCTCGCGTTTTAG
- a CDS encoding DMT family transporter — translation MARISPAGALAVSILALSTSAILVRWSAAPSVVVAFYRVLFTLLLLAPVALLRNRGDFRALSLGDAGVAIVTGVALAVHFAAWFESLNWTSVAASVTLVQTQPVFVAIGAYLLLDERITVRTVGGIALALAGAAVMSVGDLLADSVFAGTALYGNALALIGGVMAAGYVLAGRSLRQRIALLPYVSVVYGSCTLTLLTIALAGGDPLLGYPPREWMLFLAMAVGPGVFGHTVVNWALAHVDSSVVSVSLLGEPVGASLLALFLLAEVPGTATVFGGIVVLTGILVTARAR, via the coding sequence GTGGCTCGGATCTCGCCGGCGGGCGCGCTCGCGGTGTCGATCCTCGCGTTGAGCACGAGCGCGATCCTCGTACGCTGGAGCGCGGCCCCGAGCGTCGTCGTCGCCTTCTATCGCGTTCTGTTTACCCTGCTCCTTCTCGCGCCGGTCGCACTGCTGCGAAACCGGGGCGATTTTCGGGCGCTTTCGCTCGGCGACGCGGGCGTGGCGATCGTCACGGGCGTGGCGCTTGCGGTCCACTTCGCGGCGTGGTTCGAGAGCCTGAACTGGACGAGCGTCGCCGCTTCCGTCACTCTGGTCCAGACCCAGCCCGTCTTCGTCGCGATCGGCGCGTACCTGCTGCTCGACGAGCGGATCACCGTTCGGACTGTGGGCGGGATCGCCCTCGCGCTCGCGGGTGCGGCCGTGATGTCCGTCGGTGATCTGCTGGCCGACTCGGTCTTCGCGGGTACCGCCCTCTATGGGAACGCCCTCGCGCTGATCGGCGGCGTCATGGCCGCCGGCTACGTGCTCGCGGGCCGGTCGCTGCGCCAGCGGATCGCCCTGTTGCCCTACGTCAGCGTCGTCTACGGGAGCTGTACGCTCACCCTGCTCACGATCGCGTTGGCGGGCGGCGACCCCCTACTCGGGTATCCGCCCCGCGAGTGGATGCTCTTCCTCGCGATGGCGGTCGGGCCCGGCGTGTTCGGCCACACGGTGGTGAACTGGGCGCTGGCTCACGTCGATTCGAGCGTGGTGAGCGTCTCGCTGCTCGGCGAGCCCGTCGGTGCGTCCCTCCTCGCACTGTTCCTGCTCGCGGAGGTGCCGGGAACGGCGACCGTTTTCGGTGGTATCGTCGTTCTCACGGGAATCCTCGTCACCGCGCGCGCCCGGTAA
- a CDS encoding SRPBCC family protein: MATYERETYVDAPLEDVWKFHSRIDSLEALTPGWMGLSVQEVRGPDGERDPAVLEAGSEIDMRLSPLGLPGDSWTSVITERTSSDERGLFKDEMRGGPFARWVHVHQFRREGEGTRIRDTVHYELPDPVRATSPLAVVGFEPMFRYRHRKTKELLEG; the protein is encoded by the coding sequence ATGGCGACCTACGAGCGCGAGACGTACGTCGACGCGCCGCTGGAAGACGTCTGGAAGTTTCACTCGCGAATCGACAGTCTCGAAGCCCTCACACCCGGCTGGATGGGACTTTCGGTTCAGGAAGTCAGGGGCCCGGACGGCGAGCGCGATCCCGCAGTTCTCGAAGCGGGATCGGAGATCGATATGCGATTGAGTCCCCTCGGCCTCCCCGGCGACTCGTGGACCTCGGTGATCACCGAGCGAACCAGCAGCGACGAGCGCGGTCTGTTCAAGGACGAGATGCGCGGTGGGCCCTTCGCCCGCTGGGTCCACGTCCACCAGTTCCGCCGCGAGGGTGAGGGGACGAGGATACGGGACACGGTCCACTACGAGCTGCCCGATCCGGTGCGAGCTACCTCCCCGCTCGCGGTCGTCGGCTTCGAACCCATGTTCCGGTATCGCCACCGGAAGACGAAGGAGCTCCTAGAGGGTTAG
- the lrpA1 gene encoding HTH-type transcriptional regulator LrpA1: MATNSTSDRILAVLEEDAQASYAEIARRAGVSKPTVRKYIDQLETDGVIVGYSADVDPKKLSGRSIALVGIDVESERYVEATRTLGEIEEVEALYSSSGDHMLMAEIRATDGNEVGDIIRNEILSVEGVTAAHPSFLQERLK; the protein is encoded by the coding sequence GTGGCGACCAATTCGACATCGGACAGGATCCTCGCCGTCCTCGAGGAGGACGCGCAAGCGTCGTACGCGGAGATCGCACGCCGCGCGGGGGTCTCGAAACCGACGGTACGGAAGTACATCGACCAGCTAGAGACCGACGGCGTGATCGTGGGTTACTCCGCGGACGTGGATCCGAAGAAGCTCTCGGGGCGTTCGATCGCGCTCGTGGGGATCGACGTCGAGAGCGAGCGCTACGTCGAGGCGACACGCACGCTCGGCGAGATCGAGGAGGTCGAGGCGCTGTACTCCTCGTCGGGCGACCATATGCTGATGGCCGAGATCCGTGCGACCGACGGCAACGAGGTCGGCGATATCATACGCAATGAAATCCTCTCGGTCGAGGGCGTGACCGCCGCCCACCCCTCCTTCCTCCAAGAGCGACTCAAGTAG
- a CDS encoding thiamine pyrophosphate-dependent enzyme has translation MSAFNAIGEEREIDREEFTPGIEPQPTWCPGCGDFGVLKSLKQALPEVGRTPEETLLVTGIGCSGKLNSYLDAYGFHTIHGRSLPVARAAKLANPGLEVIAAGGDGDGYGIGGNHFMHTARENHDMTYIVFNNEIFGLTKGQTSPTSPKGHKSKTQPSGSAKDPIRPLSLSLTSGASYIARTAAVNPNQAKEILKEAMEHDGFAHVDFLTQCPTWNKDAKQYVPYVDVQESDDYDFDINDRGEAQDMMYEAENVLKDGTVLTGRFYVDEDRPSYQEEKQSLGEMPEEPLAERYFDDDYEWERSYDLLDRHK, from the coding sequence ATGAGTGCATTCAACGCAATCGGAGAGGAGCGAGAGATCGACCGCGAGGAGTTCACGCCGGGCATCGAGCCCCAGCCGACGTGGTGTCCGGGCTGTGGCGACTTCGGCGTGCTCAAATCGCTGAAACAGGCCCTACCCGAAGTGGGCCGCACCCCAGAGGAGACGCTGCTCGTGACGGGGATCGGCTGTTCAGGCAAGCTCAACAGCTACCTCGACGCCTACGGCTTTCACACCATTCACGGCCGGTCGCTGCCCGTCGCCCGGGCCGCGAAGCTCGCGAACCCCGGTCTCGAAGTGATCGCCGCCGGCGGCGACGGTGACGGCTACGGGATCGGCGGGAACCACTTCATGCACACCGCCCGGGAGAACCACGATATGACGTATATCGTGTTCAACAACGAGATCTTCGGCCTGACGAAGGGCCAGACCTCGCCGACCAGCCCGAAAGGCCACAAGTCGAAAACCCAGCCCTCCGGCTCGGCGAAGGACCCCATCCGACCCCTCTCGCTGTCGCTGACCTCCGGTGCGAGCTACATCGCCCGGACCGCGGCGGTCAACCCCAATCAGGCCAAGGAGATCCTCAAGGAGGCCATGGAGCACGACGGGTTCGCCCACGTCGACTTCCTGACCCAGTGTCCGACCTGGAACAAGGACGCGAAACAGTACGTCCCGTACGTCGACGTCCAGGAGTCCGACGACTACGACTTCGACATCAACGACCGCGGTGAGGCCCAGGACATGATGTACGAGGCCGAGAACGTCCTCAAGGACGGGACCGTCCTCACGGGTCGGTTCTACGTCGATGAGGACCGCCCGTCCTACCAGGAGGAAAAGCAGTCGCTCGGCGAGATGCCCGAGGAGCCGCTCGCGGAGCGGTACTTCGACGACGACTACGAGTGGGAGCGCAGCTACGACCTGCTCGACCGGCACAAGTAA
- a CDS encoding 2-oxoacid:acceptor oxidoreductase subunit alpha, whose amino-acid sequence MADNELIWRIAGGSGDGIDSTSQNFAKALMRSGLNVFTHRHYPSRIRGGHTYVEIRASDEVVDSRGDGYNFLLALGDSFARNPKENAYYGNEEVKPLSENLDDLREGGIIIYDSGLLDASEIPDFEERAEENDWHIFDLDLRSMAREHGREVMRNTAGVGATAALLEMDLDEIENLMENAMPEKILEPNLTILHEAYDMMVEDYEFEHDLRIPTGEHDEEQVLISGSNGVAYGALDEGCRFIAGYPMTPWTDVFTIMSQHLPKFGGISEQVEDEIAAAALALGASHAGVKAMSGSSGGGFALMSEPLGLAEMSETPIVLVEAMRAGPSTGLPTKPEQGDLEHILYTSQGDSCRVVFAPGTPQEAYEQTRTAFEMAYDYQIPAIVVIDQKLSGENQNVPESAFDRDPNPSLGPTLTEEQLEDAPHDPSGIFQRFSHDDPEDDGVRPRSLPGQKGGRFLVTGNEHNESGHIEEDPDNRITQMDLRMKKLESIREDLDSDPETSSQTYFGPDEADYGIVTWGSSQGAVREAVERLNDDGQSVKAIGVSDLMPFAEKEVTEFLESVDEALVVEMNATAQFRGLTQRELGQFGEKLTSLLKYDGNPFEPAEVVEGFEIQIAGNEEAPTANTRLEPAVSD is encoded by the coding sequence ATGGCAGACAACGAACTCATCTGGCGAATCGCGGGGGGTTCCGGCGACGGGATCGACTCGACGAGCCAGAACTTCGCGAAGGCCTTGATGCGATCGGGGCTCAACGTATTCACACATCGACACTACCCCTCACGGATCCGCGGCGGCCACACGTACGTCGAGATCCGGGCGAGCGACGAGGTCGTCGACTCGCGCGGGGACGGCTATAACTTCCTGCTCGCACTGGGTGACTCCTTTGCGCGCAACCCGAAGGAGAACGCCTACTACGGCAACGAGGAGGTCAAGCCGCTCTCCGAGAACCTCGACGATCTGCGCGAGGGAGGGATCATCATCTACGACTCGGGACTGCTCGATGCGAGCGAGATCCCCGACTTCGAGGAGCGTGCCGAGGAGAACGACTGGCACATCTTCGACCTCGATCTCCGAAGCATGGCCCGCGAACACGGTCGGGAAGTCATGCGAAACACGGCGGGCGTCGGTGCCACCGCGGCACTGCTCGAGATGGATCTCGACGAGATCGAGAACCTGATGGAGAACGCGATGCCCGAGAAGATCCTCGAACCCAACCTCACGATCCTGCACGAGGCCTACGACATGATGGTCGAGGACTACGAGTTCGAGCACGACCTCCGGATCCCGACGGGCGAGCACGACGAGGAGCAGGTGCTCATTTCGGGCTCGAACGGCGTCGCCTACGGCGCGCTCGACGAGGGATGTCGGTTCATCGCGGGCTACCCGATGACCCCCTGGACCGACGTCTTCACGATCATGTCCCAGCACCTCCCGAAGTTCGGGGGGATCTCCGAGCAGGTCGAGGACGAGATCGCCGCCGCCGCGCTCGCACTGGGCGCGAGCCACGCCGGCGTCAAGGCGATGAGCGGCTCCTCCGGTGGCGGGTTCGCCCTGATGAGCGAGCCGCTCGGCCTCGCGGAGATGAGCGAGACGCCGATCGTGCTGGTCGAGGCGATGCGCGCGGGCCCCTCGACGGGCCTGCCCACCAAACCCGAACAGGGCGACCTCGAACACATCCTCTATACGAGCCAGGGCGACTCCTGTCGGGTCGTCTTCGCGCCCGGAACACCTCAAGAAGCCTACGAGCAGACCCGGACGGCCTTCGAGATGGCCTACGACTACCAGATCCCCGCGATCGTCGTGATCGACCAGAAGCTCTCGGGCGAGAACCAGAACGTCCCCGAGAGCGCATTCGACCGCGATCCGAACCCGTCGCTGGGCCCGACGCTCACCGAAGAACAACTCGAGGATGCCCCGCACGACCCGTCGGGCATCTTCCAGCGCTTCAGCCACGACGACCCTGAGGACGACGGCGTCCGGCCGCGCTCGCTGCCCGGTCAGAAGGGCGGACGATTCCTCGTGACCGGCAACGAGCACAACGAGTCGGGCCACATCGAGGAGGACCCCGACAACCGGATCACCCAGATGGACCTGCGGATGAAGAAGCTCGAATCCATCCGGGAGGACCTCGACAGCGACCCCGAGACCTCGAGCCAGACGTACTTCGGGCCCGACGAAGCCGACTACGGCATCGTCACCTGGGGGTCGAGCCAGGGTGCAGTCCGCGAGGCCGTCGAGCGGCTCAACGACGACGGCCAGTCGGTGAAGGCCATCGGCGTCAGCGACCTGATGCCGTTCGCAGAGAAGGAGGTCACGGAGTTCTTAGAGAGCGTCGACGAGGCGCTCGTCGTCGAGATGAACGCCACCGCGCAGTTCCGTGGGCTCACCCAACGCGAACTCGGTCAGTTCGGCGAGAAGCTGACGAGCCTGCTGAAGTACGACGGCAACCCGTTCGAACCCGCGGAGGTCGTCGAAGGGTTCGAGATCCAGATCGCCGGCAACGAGGAAGCACCGACCGCGAACACCAGACTCGAACCGGCAGTAAGCGACTGA
- a CDS encoding DICT sensory domain-containing protein, whose translation MSLSELISGVEAHEMTLTVYNADGAVEDLRERFADRNLTVEAGAADSGPDRFVTLDSDGTFVSATGLDDLLKEPSERTNFENDPYRPILDHLDETMFTSYSRRKMLAASREIEDRAWRVGKGQLHAGFQRISVLESQLETYSALGSRDALTVHTYGTPDIEIPTQTDFLIHAEGAEEIATSWFVAFDGADIDEMKCALLAEERDPGEFYGFWTYDPSTIDYIVSHLTSTYVPVDADGSGGESRFRPGR comes from the coding sequence ATGTCACTTTCCGAACTCATCTCCGGGGTCGAGGCCCACGAGATGACTCTGACCGTCTACAACGCCGACGGGGCGGTTGAGGACCTCCGTGAGCGCTTCGCCGACCGGAACCTCACGGTCGAGGCCGGTGCGGCCGACAGTGGGCCTGACCGGTTCGTCACTCTCGATTCCGACGGAACGTTCGTTTCCGCGACCGGATTGGACGACCTGCTCAAAGAGCCCTCCGAACGGACGAACTTCGAGAACGACCCGTATCGACCGATCCTCGACCACCTCGACGAGACGATGTTCACCTCCTACAGCCGTCGGAAGATGCTTGCGGCCTCTCGCGAGATCGAGGACCGCGCCTGGCGAGTCGGGAAGGGCCAACTCCACGCGGGCTTCCAGCGGATTTCAGTGTTGGAGTCGCAACTGGAGACCTACAGTGCGCTGGGGTCGCGCGACGCGCTGACGGTCCACACCTACGGGACTCCCGACATCGAGATCCCCACACAGACGGACTTCCTCATCCACGCGGAGGGCGCCGAGGAGATCGCCACCTCCTGGTTCGTCGCCTTCGATGGGGCCGACATCGACGAGATGAAATGCGCGCTGCTAGCCGAAGAGCGAGATCCCGGCGAGTTCTACGGTTTTTGGACCTACGATCCCTCGACGATCGACTACATCGTCTCACATCTCACCTCGACGTACGTTCCGGTCGACGCCGATGGCAGCGGCGGGGAATCGCGGTTCCGTCCGGGCCGCTAA
- the aroC gene encoding chorismate synthase — MNGNSFGRLFQVTTFGESHGEAMGCTVSGCPAGLELDEGDIQGDLDRRKPGQSMITTSRGEPDAVSIKSGVQDGYTTGTPIGMVIQNKDAQSGKYEPFITAPRPSHGDFTYSAKFGTRNWGGGGRSSARETVNWVAAGAIAKKVLSSRGVEIKAHVNRIGDVEAEGVNFEEMVEHSEENDIRCGDPEIAREMQELIEEYQQAGDSIGGSIEFEIQGVPRGLGAPRFDSLPARLGQAMMSVPATTAFEFGLGREASEYSGSERNEDWEFNEDEDPVPVGNDHGGIQGGISTGEPITGEVTLHAPTSIPKEQTTVDWETGEEKRVQVIGRHDPVLPPRGVPVVEAMCALTVVDFMLLSGRINPDRMDDRPGEYDTDYHPRSPDNE, encoded by the coding sequence ATGAACGGAAACTCGTTCGGCAGGCTGTTCCAGGTGACGACCTTCGGCGAGAGCCACGGCGAGGCGATGGGTTGTACGGTATCGGGATGTCCCGCCGGCCTCGAACTCGACGAGGGGGACATCCAGGGCGACCTCGACCGGCGCAAACCGGGCCAGTCGATGATCACCACCAGCCGAGGCGAACCCGACGCCGTCTCGATCAAATCCGGTGTTCAGGACGGCTATACCACTGGAACTCCGATCGGAATGGTCATCCAGAACAAGGACGCTCAATCCGGTAAGTACGAGCCCTTCATCACCGCACCCCGACCCTCCCACGGCGACTTCACCTACTCGGCGAAGTTCGGCACGCGCAACTGGGGCGGCGGCGGGCGCTCCTCCGCCCGGGAGACGGTCAACTGGGTCGCGGCGGGCGCGATCGCGAAGAAGGTCCTCTCCTCGCGGGGCGTCGAGATCAAAGCGCACGTCAATCGGATCGGGGACGTCGAGGCCGAGGGCGTGAACTTCGAGGAGATGGTCGAGCACAGCGAGGAGAACGACATTCGGTGTGGCGATCCGGAGATCGCTCGAGAGATGCAGGAGTTGATCGAGGAGTACCAGCAGGCGGGCGACTCCATCGGTGGCTCGATCGAGTTCGAGATTCAGGGGGTTCCGCGAGGGCTCGGCGCACCCCGGTTCGATTCGTTGCCCGCCCGGTTGGGTCAGGCGATGATGAGCGTCCCCGCGACGACCGCCTTCGAGTTCGGCCTCGGGCGGGAGGCAAGCGAGTATTCGGGTTCGGAGCGAAACGAGGACTGGGAATTCAACGAGGACGAGGATCCTGTCCCCGTGGGCAACGACCACGGCGGGATCCAGGGCGGTATTTCTACTGGTGAGCCGATCACCGGCGAGGTGACGCTTCACGCACCGACCTCGATCCCCAAAGAACAGACCACGGTCGACTGGGAGACCGGCGAGGAAAAGCGGGTGCAGGTGATCGGCCGCCACGATCCCGTCTTACCCCCGCGGGGCGTGCCGGTCGTCGAGGCGATGTGCGCGCTCACGGTCGTGGACTTCATGTTGCTTTCCGGGCGGATCAACCCGGACCGCATGGACGACCGGCCGGGCGAGTACGACACCGACTACCATCCGCGGAGTCCTGACAACGAGTAG